The genomic DNA GGGCGCCCGGTCACCGTGGAAGCCACGGTCTCGCCCGGGAATGCCGCCTCGCGCGCATTCTTCGGTGCCTTCGCGCGCCGTCACGGTGTACCGCTCGTCGAAGACCCGCATTTCGGGTGTGACCTGCTGGATGCGGGCGGAGCGCACGAGGATGAGCCCATCCTGCGGATGGGACCGATCACTACACCGCTTTCTCACTGAAATCAGTTATCTGATAACCATTTTGATCCAATTTGGAAGGATTTTCCCTTGCTGCTGGCTACGACAGCGCCCCTGACCGAATCTGACCTGCCCGACGTCTTCAGCTCGGTTGAATCCGAGGTCCGCAGTTATTGCCGCAGCTGGCCCACCGTGATGAACAGCGCCTCGGGCTCCTGGGTGACCGACACCTCGGGACGCACCTATATCGACTTCTTCGCCGGGGCGGGGGCGCTGAACTACGGTCACAACAACGCCGCCCTCAAGGAGCCGTTGCTCCAGTACCTCGCGTCCGACGGGATCGTGCACTCTCTGGACATGGCGACCGCGGCCAAGCAGCGGTTCCTCGAGAGCTTCGAACGGCTCATCCTGCGGCCGCGCGGGCTCGATTACAAGGTGCAGTTCCCCGGGCCGACCGGGGCCAACTCGGTGGAGTCGGCACTCAAGCTTGCCAGGAAGGTGACCGGTCGCGAGTCGGTTATCAGCTTCACCAACGCATTTCACGGAATGACGCTGGGCGCCCTGTCGGTCACCGGCAACTCGATGAAGCGGGCCGGCGCAGGCATCCCGTTGGTGCACGCCACCCCGATGCCCTACGACAACTACTTCGGCGGGGTCACCGAGGACTTCCACTGGTTCGAGCGTGTGCTCGATGATTCGGGCAGCGGTCTCAACCGGCCCGCCGCGGTGATCGTCGAAACCGTCCAGGGCGAAGGCGGTCTCAACGTCGCCCGGATCGAATGGCTGCATGCCCTGGCCGAATTGTGCCGCAAGCGCGACATCCTGCTGATCGTCGATGACGTCCAGATGGGATGTGGCCGCACCGGGCCGTTCTTCAGCTTCGAGGCCGCCGGCATCGTGCCCGATATCGTCACGATATCGAAGTCGGTCAGCGGCTACGGGCTGCCGATGGCCCTCACGTTGTTCCGCCGCGATCTCGACGTGTGGACACCGGGCGAGCACAACGGCACATTCCGTGGCCACAACCCAGCTTTCATCACCGCCACGGCGGCAATCGAGACATATTGGGAAAACGACGAATTCAGCGCCGAAACGGTCGCCAAGGGTGAGCTGACCCGCGCCCGGCTCGAGGAGATCGCCGCGGCCCACGACGGAGTGACCGCCCGCGGCCGCGGGATGGCACAGGGCATCAAGTTCGACCAGACCGACCTGGCCGGGCAGGTATGCCGGGCCGCGTTCGACCGCGGTGCGCTGATGGAGACCAGCGGCCCGTCCGACGAAGTGGTCAAACTGCTGCCGCCACTGACCACATCGGCCGCCGAATTGTCCGAGGGTCTCGACATCCTCGCCGAGTCCGTCGCCGTCACGCTGGCCTGAGGAGGCTTGAAAACATGATTGTCCGCACCACCGCTGAGATCACCGGCACCGACCGCGACGTGGCTGACGCCACCTGGCGATCCAAGCGGATCATCCTGGCCGGCGACGGTGTCGGTTTCTCATTCCACGAGACCACCATCGAAGCCGGGTCTGTCAACGAATTCCACTACCAGCATCACGTCGAGGCGGTCTGGGTCATCGAGGGCACCGGCACGCTGACGGATCTGGAGACGGGACAGCAGTACCCGCTCGCCGACGGAACCATGTACCTGCTCAACAACAATGACCGCCACCGGGTGACCTGCGACGAGCAGCTGCGCATGCTGTGCGTGTTCAACCCTCCGGTGACCGGGCGGGAAGTGCATGACGAGAATGGCGTCTACCCGGCGCCACAGTCGGTGGCATGACAGCAGTCCAGCGAGAAGCCGAAGGCGGATCGTGCATGCGCGCGCCCAGCGAGGAACGGACGGACCACTACCCGACACGGCTCGACCACGCCATCGAGCCGATACCGCGCCGCGAGCCTGCGGTGTGGGGTGGCGCAGCCGACGGTCCGCTCGGTCAGCATCACCTGGACGGTTTCTCCGAATATGGGTACCTGGTGGCGCCGGAGACCGTGTCGGACGACTGGCTGCCGCTGTTGCGGCACGAAATAGATCGGATCGCAGCGGATCTGGAGTCCGATGACCCACGGGTGATTCGTGAGCCGGGTGGGACGATCCGGTCGATCTTCGAACCGCACCTGCTGAGCGACCTGGTCGCACAGCTGGTGCGGCTCGAGACGGTCTTACCGATCGCGCGACAACTGCTGGGCGGTGACGTCTACATCCACCAGGCCAGGATCAACCTGATGCCCGGGTTCACCGGGACCGGGTTTTATTGGCATTCGGACTTCGAGACCTGGCATGCCGAGGACGGGATGCCAGGGATCCGCGCGGTCTCGTGCTCGATAGCGCTGACCGACAACTACCCGTACAACGGGTCGCTGATGGTGATCCCCGGATCGCACCAGACGTTCTATCCGTGCGTCGGTGCGACACCCGAGGACAACCACGGCACCTCACTGGTGGCCCAGAACATCGGCGTGCCCGATCAGACGACGTTGACCAAAGCCGTCGACGAGCACGACATCCACCAGTTCACCGGTCCGTCCGGTACCGCCCTGTGGTTCGACGCGAACCTGTTGCACGGTTCGGGGTCCAACATCACACCGCTGCCGAGGTCGAATGTCTTCCTCGTGTTCAACTCGGTGGACAACGCGCTGACGGACCCTTTCGCGGCCAAGCGGCCACGGCCCGAATACCTGGCGGCTCGGGGCGCACACGTCGTCACCTAGGCTGGCCCCATGCAACGGATCATCGGAACAGAGGTCGAATACGGCATCTCCTCGCCGTCCGATCCGACCGCCAATCCGATCCTGACGTCGACGCAGGCGGTGCTGGCGTACGCAGCAGCCGCCGGGATCCAGCGCGGCAAGCGCACCCGGTGGGACTACGAGGTCGAATCCCCGTTGCGCGACGCTCGCGGATTCGACCTGTCCCGGGCCTCCGGGCCGGCTCCGATCGTCGATGCCGACGAAGTCGGCGCCGCCAACATGATCCTCACCAACGGGGCCCGGCTGTATGTGGACCACGCCCACCCGGAGTACTCGGCGCCCGAGTGCACCGATCCGATGGATGCGGTGATCTGGGACAAGGCCGGTGAACGCGTGATGGAGGCCGCCGCCCGCCACGTCGCCAGCGTGCCCGGGGCGGTCAAGCTGCAGCTCTACAAGAACAACGTGGACGGCAAGGGCGCCTCGTACGGGTCGCACGAGAACTACCTGATGAGCCGCCAGACCCCGTTTTCCGCGGTGATCGCCGGCTTCACCCCGTTCCTGGTGTCACGGCAGGTGGTGACCGGCTCGGGCCGCGTCGGTATCGGGCCGTCCGGCGATGATCCCGGTTTCCAGCTGTCCCAGCGGGCCGATTACATCGAGGTCGAGGTCGGCCTGGAAACCACGCTCAAGCGCGGCATCATCAACACCCGCGACGAGCCGCACGCCGACGCAGACAAGTACCGCCGGCTGCACGTCATCATCGGTGACGCCAACCTCGCCGAGACGTCGACCTACCTCAAGGTCGGCACCAGCTCCCTGGTGCTGGACCTGATCGAGGAGGGTCCGCAGTTCGGGCTCGACCTGTCCGATCTCGCACTGGCCCGGCCGGTGCATGCGGTGCATGTGATCAGTCGGGATCCGTCGCTGCGGGCCACGGTCGCGCTGGCCGACGGTCGTGAGATGACGGCTCTGGCAATGCAACGGCTCTATCTGGAGCGGGTGGCCAAGCTGGTCGAGATTCGTGATCCGGATCCGCGGGCCTCCCATGTCGTCGAAACCTGGGCCCATGTCCTGGACCTGCTCGAACGTGACCCGATGGACTGCGCCGAAATCCTGGACTGGCCGGCCAAACTGCGGTTGCTGGAGGGGTTCCGTCAGCGCGAGAACCTCGGCTGGCAGGCGCCGCGGCTTCACCTGGTCGATCTGCAGTATTCCGACGTCAGGCTCGACAAGGGCCTGTACAACCGGTTGGTGGCGCGCGGTTCGATGAAGCGCCTGGTCACCGAACAGCAGGTGATCGACGCGGTCGACAACCCGCCGACCGACACTCGGGCTTACTTCCGCGGCGAATGCCTGCGCCGTTTCGGCGCCGACATCGCCGCGGCCAGCTGGGA from Mycobacterium sp. DL440 includes the following:
- the ectB gene encoding diaminobutyrate--2-oxoglutarate transaminase yields the protein MLLATTAPLTESDLPDVFSSVESEVRSYCRSWPTVMNSASGSWVTDTSGRTYIDFFAGAGALNYGHNNAALKEPLLQYLASDGIVHSLDMATAAKQRFLESFERLILRPRGLDYKVQFPGPTGANSVESALKLARKVTGRESVISFTNAFHGMTLGALSVTGNSMKRAGAGIPLVHATPMPYDNYFGGVTEDFHWFERVLDDSGSGLNRPAAVIVETVQGEGGLNVARIEWLHALAELCRKRDILLIVDDVQMGCGRTGPFFSFEAAGIVPDIVTISKSVSGYGLPMALTLFRRDLDVWTPGEHNGTFRGHNPAFITATAAIETYWENDEFSAETVAKGELTRARLEEIAAAHDGVTARGRGMAQGIKFDQTDLAGQVCRAAFDRGALMETSGPSDEVVKLLPPLTTSAAELSEGLDILAESVAVTLA
- a CDS encoding ectoine synthase; translation: MIVRTTAEITGTDRDVADATWRSKRIILAGDGVGFSFHETTIEAGSVNEFHYQHHVEAVWVIEGTGTLTDLETGQQYPLADGTMYLLNNNDRHRVTCDEQLRMLCVFNPPVTGREVHDENGVYPAPQSVA
- the thpD gene encoding ectoine hydroxylase, translated to MRAPSEERTDHYPTRLDHAIEPIPRREPAVWGGAADGPLGQHHLDGFSEYGYLVAPETVSDDWLPLLRHEIDRIAADLESDDPRVIREPGGTIRSIFEPHLLSDLVAQLVRLETVLPIARQLLGGDVYIHQARINLMPGFTGTGFYWHSDFETWHAEDGMPGIRAVSCSIALTDNYPYNGSLMVIPGSHQTFYPCVGATPEDNHGTSLVAQNIGVPDQTTLTKAVDEHDIHQFTGPSGTALWFDANLLHGSGSNITPLPRSNVFLVFNSVDNALTDPFAAKRPRPEYLAARGAHVVT
- the dop gene encoding depupylase/deamidase Dop — translated: MQRIIGTEVEYGISSPSDPTANPILTSTQAVLAYAAAAGIQRGKRTRWDYEVESPLRDARGFDLSRASGPAPIVDADEVGAANMILTNGARLYVDHAHPEYSAPECTDPMDAVIWDKAGERVMEAAARHVASVPGAVKLQLYKNNVDGKGASYGSHENYLMSRQTPFSAVIAGFTPFLVSRQVVTGSGRVGIGPSGDDPGFQLSQRADYIEVEVGLETTLKRGIINTRDEPHADADKYRRLHVIIGDANLAETSTYLKVGTSSLVLDLIEEGPQFGLDLSDLALARPVHAVHVISRDPSLRATVALADGREMTALAMQRLYLERVAKLVEIRDPDPRASHVVETWAHVLDLLERDPMDCAEILDWPAKLRLLEGFRQRENLGWQAPRLHLVDLQYSDVRLDKGLYNRLVARGSMKRLVTEQQVIDAVDNPPTDTRAYFRGECLRRFGADIAAASWDSVIFDLGGDSLVRIPTLEPLRGSKAHVGALLDSVDSAAELVEQLTN